The genomic segment AACAATCAGGGCTTTGCCATGGCATCTACCTTAGGTAAAGATCTTACCGCACAAGGTGAACGCTATAGCATATTTACTTATACGCTTTTTACGAAAATAACTTCAGATATGTACGATTTTCCAGATCTAATGAACAATGTGCGAACCGAAGTAGAAAGCTACACTTCAGAAGCCCAAAAACCCCATTGGCAAAGTAATCTACAAGCTCCATTTACTTTTTGGGAGCCTACCCAAGCCTTGAAATTCCGGTTTCGTTTGCCCTCATATCGAGGATTGGATGGTGGAGGAAGCTATAACTTCTAATAATAGTCTCTAAAAAAAGAAAGCGGTTCGCTGAGCCGCTTTTTTGTATTCAATACAATCCTCTTTTTCTTCATTAGATTACATCAGAATTAGCGATGCTTCAAGTTTCTATACTCCCTTATTAGCCGATAATCACTGGACGAACCTCGCTTAAACTCAGCATAAAGGAATGGGTATTAGTCCAGTCCTTTAGTATCCACATAAAGATTGTTGAATAAATGGGGCATGGGGTAAAGACCCATACTGCAATGTTAGTGGATGTAAAACTATATCACATATTTCCTTTCTGGCATTATATTGGAACAAGATTAGAGACAAAACATGAGCCGGATACTTACTATTGACATGCTAAGCATAAGTTTGAAAGATGCTTATAAGTTTACTTCGGCCCAAACCCCTAGGCTAAAGATGCGGGTGCCATCGTCCCTTTTACGATCGCTGTTCACTTCGAAACTGGATGTAAGCCCTCCCCTAATGTTGCGGTCAAACTGGTAGGTAGCGCTTGGCGTTATTGTTAAACGAGAAGTATCTCTATCTACTTGTGAGTTATCTCGTCCCTGAGTAACATCTTTGCCTTTATCATAGTTAAATCCTATTGATGATGAAAGCTGGTTGCTAATATGGATTTTCTTTCCGGTAAAAGGAATGGTAAATCCTTTGCCTGCCGTAAAACTATATGTTAGGTTACCGTTAAGGGTTATTGTATCGCTTGTCTTTACGATGTTGTAAGAATCCATATCTGTAATGTTTTCGGTTTTAGAAACCGATACGCTTAAATTGGTATTCAGTTTATTGAAAACATTACCATTAAATCCCAATAAGGGGCTAAGCGCAATAGTGGAAGATTCTTGCTTAGGTTTTACCCAATCTATATCACCACTGGCTCGAGTTGTATATTGAAATCCGGTATTTAACCTGGCACCTTGAAGATATTTGGAGATACCCAACCAGGGCTCCCAATTCATCAAGCTGAGCGTAATATCTGGAAATGTTGTGGATTTGTTTTGCTGGCTTGCCGCTGAATAGCGCCGGTTGAAACTGTGTGCAAAGCTTATACTGCTATCCAAGTTTCTACCTAAAAAGATTCCAGAGGAAACGGTAATAGTATTGTCATTACCAATTGCATCCAAGTAGTCTGAGGGCATAGAATGGGGAAGGCCAAGTCTGAAAGCGAAATTCGGCAAATCGTTCTTTCGAGTGTAATTCATGGCATAACCGTTTTGGTATGATGCAGTAATATTCTTCAATCGGGCAAGATACTCTATGGCAGTAATAAAGGGGTTAAAGCCTGGTCCTTTGTCCTCATCCTTACTGTCTGTTGTTGGTTCTTTTTCTGGATCAGTAATTGGGGGAAGATCGTTTTCTTTCTCGTCTGGTAGAGGTTCCTCATCCTTAATGTCGTCTTTTTTTAAGGGTTCGGCATCATCATCTTTTGATTCAGAGTCCTTTTTGTCAGGCTCTTTTTCCAGTTCGGCTAAACGGCGCTTTTCCTCTTCGATACGCTTTAATTCCTCTTCACGTCGTTTTTCTTCCTCTTCTTTTTGCGACGCATCCTGATCGGAAAGAAACTTTTCCATCTCCTCTTTGCTCATTGTTTCTTCGAGCTGTTTCAACTCCTCGTCGCTTAACTTATCATTAGTCTCATCAGGCTTACCACTGCCCTTCGTATCTAAGCGGTTCTCATTCAATTTTTGAGCCCAAGAGCTAAGCAGCGTAGAATTCATCAATGAGATATTCGTGCGAATGCTACGATTTGTATTTCCATCACTTTGATATGTTTCTACCTGCTCTCCATCTACGTTTTCGTAGTATTTTCGCATCATGTCGGTGTAGCGAGCACTTACGTTTGTGGTTAAGTTGAATACTCTGGGGAAAAAAGCGGGATTGTAGTTTAAGCCCAAATCTTGAACAAACTCTGTTTGTTTGCCTATTTTTATGCCACCGAGATAGTTATTTTGCATGAGATCTCGCTTAGTGTTTAAGCGAGCAGTGAGGTTAATATCGCTTGTAAATGGCCAAGTAATATTGTTGTCGCTAGTAAACAAGCGAGTGGGGACAGTGTAAGGTGTTTCGTGCCAATCATACTCTCCATCCCGCAATTCCCAATTCCAGCTTTTGGGTTCATTGTTGTTTATGGTAAAGCTATTGGTAAAAGCGGTGGGTAAATATCCCAAACGATAGTTTCCAATCAGTCGGAAGCTAGTTTTATCTTGCGGTATATTGAGGTTGTATCCCATTGTTCCGCGCCATGAGAGGGTAGTATCTACTCGTGTTGCACTATGATTGTATCTTTGCTCCATGTTTCCGGATAAAGTAAGTTTGCCCAGAGTATACTCTAAGATTTTGCTTTTTGGAGTATTACGCATGCTATAACCAAAATCGGCATAATAAACTAAGGCTTCTGTATTTTCACGTTCTTTTTGTTGGGGATCGGGGATATTTGCCACCAGGAGGTCGGAGTTTGCGCGATATCGGGGGGTTCCGGTTGAGTAATTGCGACGCAAGGTTAGCGGAATATCCAATCCCCACGTACTTGGGAAGAATTTGTTGATGAAGTATTTATTGAGGATATTAAGGCTTTGAGTTTTTGTATATGTATTGGTTCTTCCTCGCTGAATATTGGGATTGAAATTCTCGCTTTTAGATTCAAATACTACATCTAAAGTGGAAAAATCGGCAAATTTGGAATTTACCGATATTCGTTGGGCTATGCCAATATCTTGATATGGATTTGCAACTCGCATATCGTTAAAATAGACCGTGCCAGTAAAAGGAGCTGTTTGAGAATCAGTGATTGGGTTTATTACGCCCAAACACAACTCTCGGATAGTAGTTAGCGTAGGTTTACCTCTGTAGAAATATGTTATGTCGCCAACCACTAACGTGTCGGATATGGCACCAGGATTCATTTCTTTTAGGGCAGTTATTTCCTGTAGGCTGTAATCCAGTTCAATCCATCGGTTAGAGTCCATTTTGCTCATATATTCTACAACTGGAACTCTTTGGGTAATCTGATAGTAATTTGTTGAATCCGCACCAATACGGAAGAACACTTCTACATCCTCAAGATTTGATCCTGTCGCTAGTTCTGGATATACCCAATAGCGCATAGATTCGTATGGCAATAGATTATATGAGTCAATCATACGTTGTCTTAATATAACCTGATTGTTGCTTTGTAGATTGGTAATTTCCAAAGATAATGCCGCTTCGGAAGTTTCTCTGTGATCTTCGATATATACAGTGCCTGGGGGAGAGCTGTAATGGTTAGAGTTCTTCTGGTTATTTACAATGCCCGACAAGTAGTTTGTATTGTGTGCGGCTAACTCTGCTTCACTAAGAATTCTGCCGTCGATATCGCGGACAAAAAAATCCTGCCATTTGTTTCCGATAACCGAAGCATCTGCTATGTACACACGCGCAGGGGTATCACATTGTAACCATATACGGGCAAAAGAAATTTTCTTTAAAGAAGGTTGAATACCAGTGCTGGAGTTGGTAACTATGGTATAGTGTTCGGGATCTGTAAGAGGTATGCGATACAATACCCAACCATCATGATTCTGTCCGGTTGTATCAGCGAGAGAGATGCTATAGCTAAAATAACGGTCAAGCTGATTCAACGCTCCATTGCCATCTAGGTCTTCTGTATCTAAAACCCGATTTCCTTCGGTACCGTTTATCTCGGGATAGTCTCCATTATGATCTATACTGGGGTCTGCTAAATCGAAGGGATCGTGTCCAGGTTCCCCATACGGAATGCCATCCAAACCGATGTCTTCATCCAGCGTTAAAACTCCATCCAGGTTTGTATCTTCTGTATCCAAACGATTGTAACCACCAAACTCGGTATAAAAATCTTCATTTATATCTCCCAAATCTACGGTTAAGATAACATCCGGACTTGGTTCAGAACTGGGTTTATCTACCTTGACCAACAATTCAATATATTTCTTTTGAGAAAAGTCTAACTGGTTTCCTATGTACTTCATTACTCCACTCCAGCTTTGTACGCCAGCGCCGGGAATATTGATGGTACTGGGCCAATGACGTAGTGCTAATACAGTAGCAGTTTCTTTTCTTTCTTTATCGGTAAGCGTGGAGGGGTCTTCAATTTGTTCGCGGCGAATATTTTTGGGGTTATACCAGTTGATGCGACCCTTGGCGAGGTTAGTTGCATAGGGTTTGCTTCCCGTCACCCAAGTTGAGAAAGTAACTCCCAAGGGGTAAGAATCGACTATCGATTCCATATCGTCTACATAAGATATCTTTTTCTTGGTTTCAGAGTCACCATAAATTGTGGGAATCGTATATGCCACTTCACCGCTTAGGGTTACCTCACTTTTTGCAGTAGTTGATATAAACGGCAAAGCATCTATCCATCTAGTGATAAACGAAGGCTTGAAACCGATTTCTCCATCTACATTAGCCATCCACATCTGCATGTTTTCATTGCCTATGCGAGGTCGTTTGTCAGCAACAGTTTCAGATCTGTAAATTAAAGTACCGCCAAATTTGAGGTTATCAGTTATCCGCCAATCTGCTCTCATTCCGGCAAGGGTTTTGCTGGCAACACTAAACAAGGTTCTGTTTTCATAATCAATTTCAATCCTGGCATCTGGATCTTTACCAGCAGCAGAAAGGAATGTGATACGTCCCATGTCGTAATCTACCAAGTAATCGACGTTTTCTTTTTGCTCCAGTCCATTAACCCGTACGCGCACACTGCCCTTAAGAATGCCTGTCTGCGATAAATCGATGGCTTCTCTACCTATTTTACCTTTAACAGATAGATAGAAACTGATATCTTCATAACGTATACTTTCGTTTTCTTCTTCATACAATATACCATCGCCTAAAGGCTTAAACGGTTCAATAAATGGAAAGATAATCAAGCCAGAGCTAAGATTTACGGTGTTGTCGTCTCCGTTTATCAAACCATCACCGGTACTATCCAATCTTAAGTACTCCATGTATGTGACAAATTGACCTGCACTAAGGTTTTCGGGGAGATTGTAGTTTCGCGTATTGTCTACATCTAAAGTATAAACATCAAGGCGAAATCCATCGCTCTTTACGTTTGTTTTATTCATGTTGTAGATATTGCGCATTTGGTAGTGCCACACATTATTTGGATCCAAAGGATCGTATGTCTGATTGTAACGGCGAATCACAAAGGGATACAGCAGATCATTATCTGGAAGATTTCCCTCTATATCGTATTCTGGAGAGCGCACTAAAATGCCATCACGACGAGTATAAGTAACAGCCAGAGTAGTTACTCGATCAATAGTTCTTAATAAAGTAATAAAGCCAGAATCGTAATCGGTAATAAAATCGGTGCCTTCAATCAATTCTTCATAATAAGGATGATGGTATTGATTAGGACTATATATTATAGTATCGCCGGGAGCGAAGGCAACGTTATTGGTGGCAATATGGTCATCAAGATAAACACGAACGGTACCATTTTCGGGTAGCAGGTTGGGATTTTTTACAATCCAAGCACCGGCCGGATCGGTTCTAATGGCATTGTCAATCCATCCTGGGGGATTGCTGCCAATATTAGATTCGTTATATAGGTCATAAAGATCATAAGGATTTGCAAGAAAATACATAGTACGAGCAGTATAGTCTCTACTTCTAAATACTACGCTATCAGCTTGAGCTTGACCAACATAGCTCATGGAATTCTTTTGTCCTTCTTCTTTTGAAGCTATCACCGAAAGATCAAGATCGCCATATTTGAACTTGCTGGTTACTCCAAAAAGCCCCTGAGAGCTCGTTGAAAGGGAAATATACTTACTGCCCGAAAGCGATAAACTAATGTTTCCCGCTTCAATAGAGCGTACTACCTCATCTTCATCGCCTGTGTATTTAATGTTGACATTGTTGGGGTCAAACAACTCAGCATCCTGATTGGAATTATATTTCAGGTTTACCGAGATCTTCTCACCGATTGTACCAGTTAGCCTCAAATTTGTTTCTTGCTCCATCTTTATATCGAAAGTGCTGCGATTTTCAGTTTCATAGATAGGGACTTGTTTCCGTTTTGTACTGCTAACCTGCAAAGTTATCTTTTGAGTTCCGTCAAGATTGAGTCTGCCTGCTTTACTGCCCAATAACCGCTGTACTGTTTTTGGCATAGCTATTGTAGGCAGCTCCAGGACAAATTCACCTATAAGTCCGCCAGTTGAGGTTTCAGCTGTTTGTGCGTATTGTTTGATTCTTGCATTTAAAGATTTTCGGAATGTATGCTTTTGCATATTTGCCAGATACTGATCAAAAGACAGTGGTATAGGGGGGTGTACATCCATGTTTTCAACCAGCGTATTGATCAATATCTGCTGTTTTTTAAAGTCAATCTCTTCACGGCGAGGAATTTCCAAGGCTGGGATGTCATAAGGTTTTTGTTTATATATATTCAAGCCCTTATTTAGCTTATATATATCCAAGCGATTATTTATTAATGGGTAATATCCATCTAGATACAGTCTTGGTTCAAACACATTTGCCCCCAAGATGGCAGGAAGGCAGAGCAGAAGAATGAACCAGTGTTTACTCATGGGTATTATTCACTAATGGATATTAGCTTATGAAGTGCCAGATAGAAGCCTTGCAGGGTAAGATCGCTATCCAAGATGTAATCTGATGGGCAAAGTTTGCCAATCATGGGGGCTAAACCACCTGTTAGTATAACAGTGTAGGGAGCATATTGAGGATATTTTTTCTCGATTTGTTGCATGAACCCGCTAATCATTAAAGCATGACCCCATACAATTCCCGCTAATAGAGCGTCCTGAGTATTGTTGCCAACTATTTGTTTAGGAGTGCTAAGCTCAAATTCATTCAATTGGGCAGCGTTTTTAAATAGATGTTCAGCAGCAGTTTTCATGCCTGGAGCAATTACTGCTCCCGCATACAATCCTTCTGAATTTATCAATTGAATTGTTGTAGCTGTGCCCAAGTCTGCCACTAAGGTAGAAGTGTTATATTTTTGCCAAGCTCCAAATGCGTTTGCCACTAAATCGGCACCTATTGCGGATGGATCTTTGATGATGTATCTCAAACCAATGGGAGAGAGCCCGTCAATGCAATATACTTTAGCTCTAGAGTACTGGGAAAACAAGGCTTGAAAGGTTCCACTAAGTTCTGGTACAACACTTCCGTAAGCTATGTATTTAAAACACGAAAGAGAATATTCGGGCACCATTTGTCCGAATAGACTGTAATATTCATCTACCTTGGAATGCACAGTGCTGGGAAACCGGTATCGAGCCTGAATCTCTCCTTTGAAAAACACTGCACACACTATATTCGTATTTCCTATATCTACAATTAGAATAGGATCTTGCGTATCTGTAATTGGCATATCCCCTGCTCAATCAGAATTTTTAAAAACAAAAAACATTATGAATCACAGCAGAACTAATCTGTAAGAGGGCTCAATTATGTCAACGGTTTTATGGACACAAATACTCAGAAACACCCAATTAAATGCCTTTTGTTGATTCTTATCTACCTTGAGCTTTGGCTAAATCAAATCCCCGTTGCATAAGCTAATGTTATTAACGCCATTAGGGCGTTAAACATAATTGCATAATCATCATTTTTATACACAATAGTTTTTCCATTTTTGCGTACTGCTCCCGGCATCAATGCCACAACATCTGCCATTGCTGTGGAATGATACTCAATACTTAATTCTATGGGAGTATCGAAGCAATAGACAGGTAAATCTTTTGTTTGCAACGCTCTTTGAATTGCACTACGCATCAAGCGTTCGACCTTCTGAGCAGAATAATTTTTTGCAGCGAACTTTGCAAGCCCTTCTTTTGTACATACATAGCTCAGCCAAGGCATCTCTGTTTGGAGTTCTTCTTGAAGGGCTAGATCTCCAGAAACAAGAGCAACGGGAATCTTATAATAACCGGCATAAGCAGCATTAATCAATGCTTCACTCATTGGCTTGCCGTTTATTTGAATGTTTTGGATGCGGCTATTAGAATAGGTGTGATCCATGTTTGCGTTTAACACTCCGGTTCCGGCATGATAACCTAAAAGAAATACGAGATCGAAAGAAGCATCGAATCCCGGCATCATATACTCAGGTCGCGGAGATCCGGATATCAGGCAGATCCGTTCATCTACTTTGGTCAAATCATATAGTAGATTATCTCCACTATTGTGAGAATCGGCAATACAGATTTCTTCCAAATTAGCTGCAACCGGGTTTTTAAGAATTTCATCGATGGTATATTCAACATGATCCATCATATATCTTCGCACATTTGGGCGGTCAATTTTCTCATGCTCCCAATTGAAAGTTCCAGGGATTCCTTCCATATCTACAGAAATGTAAATCTTCATAATAGTTCTCCAGCAATTTGCGCACCTAGCTGAACGTTGTTTTTCAACAGTGCCAGGTTTGCTTCAACAGATTTGTTGTTTGTTAATTCCGAAAGCTTTGCCAAGAGATATGGCGTAAGGGCTTTCCCTGTAACATTATTAGCAGAAGAAATCGCTTCTGAAATATATGGTTCAATCTTGTTTCTGGGTATTTCAGAGTTTGAGGGGATTGGATTTGCCACTAGTATTCCAGTTGATAATTGGGGTGAGGATGCCATTATGCGGTAGGTTAGGGCAAGTTCTTTGAGCTTATTCAGTCTGCTAACTCTGTTTCCGGTTTGCCTAGAATAAAAACCAGGAAACTCATCTGTTTGCCAAGCATAAACTGGTACTCCTCTACTTTCTAATGCTTCTAAAGTTGCAGGAATATCCAGGATTGCTTTACAACCTGCACATACTACGATTACCGGAATGCTTGCTAATGCCTGGATGTCCAGCGAAACGTCCATAGTGCTTTGCCATCCACGATGCACACCTCCAATGCCACCCGTAGCAAATACTTTTATGCCGGCTATATGTGCCAAATACATTGTTGCTGATACAGTTGTACCTCCGCTTTGCCCTCTCACGGCAGCCATAGCCAGATCTCGAAGAGCAATTTTTTCCAGCTTTGATTTCGTGCGCAGTTTCTTCGCAAGTATATCCACAGCAGCCTGCTCTAACCCTATGTGATAAACTCCATCCAAAAGGCATATAGTGGCTGGAACAGCACCAAAATCCCAAGCGTATTTTTCCAGCATAGTAAAAGCCTCGATATTCTGGGGATATGGTAAACCATGCGTTATTACTGTGGATTCGAGGGCAAGCACAGGTTTCCCTTCGGCTAAAGCCATG from the Candidatus Cloacimonadota bacterium genome contains:
- a CDS encoding caspase family protein — encoded protein: NNQGFAMASTLGKDLTAQGERYSIFTYTLFTKITSDMYDFPDLMNNVRTEVESYTSEAQKPHWQSNLQAPFTFWEPTQALKFRFRLPSYRGLDGGGSYNF
- the sprA gene encoding cell surface protein SprA, with product MSKHWFILLLCLPAILGANVFEPRLYLDGYYPLINNRLDIYKLNKGLNIYKQKPYDIPALEIPRREEIDFKKQQILINTLVENMDVHPPIPLSFDQYLANMQKHTFRKSLNARIKQYAQTAETSTGGLIGEFVLELPTIAMPKTVQRLLGSKAGRLNLDGTQKITLQVSSTKRKQVPIYETENRSTFDIKMEQETNLRLTGTIGEKISVNLKYNSNQDAELFDPNNVNIKYTGDEDEVVRSIEAGNISLSLSGSKYISLSTSSQGLFGVTSKFKYGDLDLSVIASKEEGQKNSMSYVGQAQADSVVFRSRDYTARTMYFLANPYDLYDLYNESNIGSNPPGWIDNAIRTDPAGAWIVKNPNLLPENGTVRVYLDDHIATNNVAFAPGDTIIYSPNQYHHPYYEELIEGTDFITDYDSGFITLLRTIDRVTTLAVTYTRRDGILVRSPEYDIEGNLPDNDLLYPFVIRRYNQTYDPLDPNNVWHYQMRNIYNMNKTNVKSDGFRLDVYTLDVDNTRNYNLPENLSAGQFVTYMEYLRLDSTGDGLINGDDNTVNLSSGLIIFPFIEPFKPLGDGILYEEENESIRYEDISFYLSVKGKIGREAIDLSQTGILKGSVRVRVNGLEQKENVDYLVDYDMGRITFLSAAGKDPDARIEIDYENRTLFSVASKTLAGMRADWRITDNLKFGGTLIYRSETVADKRPRIGNENMQMWMANVDGEIGFKPSFITRWIDALPFISTTAKSEVTLSGEVAYTIPTIYGDSETKKKISYVDDMESIVDSYPLGVTFSTWVTGSKPYATNLAKGRINWYNPKNIRREQIEDPSTLTDKERKETATVLALRHWPSTINIPGAGVQSWSGVMKYIGNQLDFSQKKYIELLVKVDKPSSEPSPDVILTVDLGDINEDFYTEFGGYNRLDTEDTNLDGVLTLDEDIGLDGIPYGEPGHDPFDLADPSIDHNGDYPEINGTEGNRVLDTEDLDGNGALNQLDRYFSYSISLADTTGQNHDGWVLYRIPLTDPEHYTIVTNSSTGIQPSLKKISFARIWLQCDTPARVYIADASVIGNKWQDFFVRDIDGRILSEAELAAHNTNYLSGIVNNQKNSNHYSSPPGTVYIEDHRETSEAALSLEITNLQSNNQVILRQRMIDSYNLLPYESMRYWVYPELATGSNLEDVEVFFRIGADSTNYYQITQRVPVVEYMSKMDSNRWIELDYSLQEITALKEMNPGAISDTLVVGDITYFYRGKPTLTTIRELCLGVINPITDSQTAPFTGTVYFNDMRVANPYQDIGIAQRISVNSKFADFSTLDVVFESKSENFNPNIQRGRTNTYTKTQSLNILNKYFINKFFPSTWGLDIPLTLRRNYSTGTPRYRANSDLLVANIPDPQQKERENTEALVYYADFGYSMRNTPKSKILEYTLGKLTLSGNMEQRYNHSATRVDTTLSWRGTMGYNLNIPQDKTSFRLIGNYRLGYLPTAFTNSFTINNNEPKSWNWELRDGEYDWHETPYTVPTRLFTSDNNITWPFTSDINLTARLNTKRDLMQNNYLGGIKIGKQTEFVQDLGLNYNPAFFPRVFNLTTNVSARYTDMMRKYYENVDGEQVETYQSDGNTNRSIRTNISLMNSTLLSSWAQKLNENRLDTKGSGKPDETNDKLSDEELKQLEETMSKEEMEKFLSDQDASQKEEEEKRREEELKRIEEEKRRLAELEKEPDKKDSESKDDDAEPLKKDDIKDEEPLPDEKENDLPPITDPEKEPTTDSKDEDKGPGFNPFITAIEYLARLKNITASYQNGYAMNYTRKNDLPNFAFRLGLPHSMPSDYLDAIGNDNTITVSSGIFLGRNLDSSISFAHSFNRRYSAASQQNKSTTFPDITLSLMNWEPWLGISKYLQGARLNTGFQYTTRASGDIDWVKPKQESSTIALSPLLGFNGNVFNKLNTNLSVSVSKTENITDMDSYNIVKTSDTITLNGNLTYSFTAGKGFTIPFTGKKIHISNQLSSSIGFNYDKGKDVTQGRDNSQVDRDTSRLTITPSATYQFDRNIRGGLTSSFEVNSDRKRDDGTRIFSLGVWAEVNL
- a CDS encoding type III pantothenate kinase, whose translation is MPITDTQDPILIVDIGNTNIVCAVFFKGEIQARYRFPSTVHSKVDEYYSLFGQMVPEYSLSCFKYIAYGSVVPELSGTFQALFSQYSRAKVYCIDGLSPIGLRYIIKDPSAIGADLVANAFGAWQKYNTSTLVADLGTATTIQLINSEGLYAGAVIAPGMKTAAEHLFKNAAQLNEFELSTPKQIVGNNTQDALLAGIVWGHALMISGFMQQIEKKYPQYAPYTVILTGGLAPMIGKLCPSDYILDSDLTLQGFYLALHKLISISE
- a CDS encoding M55 family metallopeptidase encodes the protein MKIYISVDMEGIPGTFNWEHEKIDRPNVRRYMMDHVEYTIDEILKNPVAANLEEICIADSHNSGDNLLYDLTKVDERICLISGSPRPEYMMPGFDASFDLVFLLGYHAGTGVLNANMDHTYSNSRIQNIQINGKPMSEALINAAYAGYYKIPVALVSGDLALQEELQTEMPWLSYVCTKEGLAKFAAKNYSAQKVERLMRSAIQRALQTKDLPVYCFDTPIELSIEYHSTAMADVVALMPGAVRKNGKTIVYKNDDYAIMFNALMALITLAYATGI
- a CDS encoding pseudouridine-5'-phosphate glycosidase, producing the protein MKSQLQCPLPIQISNTVSMALAEGKPVLALESTVITHGLPYPQNIEAFTMLEKYAWDFGAVPATICLLDGVYHIGLEQAAVDILAKKLRTKSKLEKIALRDLAMAAVRGQSGGTTVSATMYLAHIAGIKVFATGGIGGVHRGWQSTMDVSLDIQALASIPVIVVCAGCKAILDIPATLEALESRGVPVYAWQTDEFPGFYSRQTGNRVSRLNKLKELALTYRIMASSPQLSTGILVANPIPSNSEIPRNKIEPYISEAISSANNVTGKALTPYLLAKLSELTNNKSVEANLALLKNNVQLGAQIAGELL